One genomic region from Candidatus Saccharimonadia bacterium encodes:
- a CDS encoding ABC transporter permease, which produces MRLIDIFTTASGNMFRSKLRTSLTILAIFIGSFTLTLTSGLGTGISSYIDKQVNNLGAKDVMLIQAADTSDDGPGGGDSGPKPYNPAKKISATAFGTATTVLTNADIAKVKQVPGIKSVEPNLVVTPDYIVGTNSKKYQVSANPYITGTNIDLAAGSQLSNAATEYDALLPVEYVSVLGYASNQAAVGQSITLGISDGTGTQHQITATIRGVQQKGLTNSGGMNTNTALTNALFKAQTIGLPAAVTNSYQALIAKFDSGYTDAQITTLKDDLKKHDYKGTTFQDQIGTFKQVIRGIILVLDAFAIIALLAASFGIINTLLMSVQERTKEIGLMKAMGMSGPRIFLLFSTEAVMLGLWGSLIGGGVAIVVGHIANAIVAKGFLKDLVGLQLLTFPPAQVAGIVGIVMAIAFLAGTLPAFRAARQSPIDSLRYE; this is translated from the coding sequence ATGAGACTCATCGACATCTTCACCACTGCCAGCGGCAACATGTTTCGGAGCAAATTACGCACCTCGCTCACCATTCTCGCCATTTTCATCGGCTCCTTCACGCTGACCCTCACCAGCGGGCTCGGCACCGGCATTTCCAGCTATATCGACAAGCAGGTCAACAATCTCGGCGCCAAAGACGTTATGCTCATCCAGGCCGCCGACACCTCGGACGATGGCCCCGGCGGCGGCGATAGCGGCCCCAAGCCCTACAATCCCGCCAAAAAGATTTCCGCGACCGCTTTCGGTACCGCTACCACGGTTCTTACCAACGCCGACATTGCCAAGGTTAAGCAGGTTCCCGGCATCAAGAGCGTCGAGCCAAACTTGGTCGTGACGCCCGATTACATCGTGGGCACCAATAGCAAGAAATACCAAGTGTCGGCCAATCCCTACATCACCGGCACCAATATCGACCTCGCCGCCGGCTCGCAGCTCAGCAACGCCGCCACCGAGTACGACGCCCTCCTGCCGGTCGAGTACGTGTCGGTGTTGGGCTACGCGAGCAATCAAGCCGCCGTTGGCCAATCCATTACGCTTGGCATCTCTGATGGCACCGGCACGCAGCACCAAATTACCGCCACCATCAGGGGCGTGCAGCAAAAGGGCCTCACCAACTCGGGCGGCATGAATACCAATACCGCCCTCACCAATGCCCTCTTCAAAGCCCAAACCATTGGCCTGCCGGCCGCCGTCACCAACAGCTACCAGGCGCTCATCGCCAAATTCGACTCAGGCTACACCGACGCCCAAATCACCACCCTCAAAGACGATCTCAAAAAACACGACTACAAAGGCACCACCTTCCAAGACCAAATCGGCACCTTCAAGCAAGTGATTCGCGGCATCATCCTCGTGCTCGACGCCTTCGCCATCATTGCTCTGCTCGCGGCCAGTTTCGGCATCATCAACACCCTCCTCATGTCGGTCCAAGAGCGCACCAAAGAAATCGGCCTGATGAAAGCCATGGGCATGAGCGGCCCCCGCATCTTCCTGCTGTTTAGCACCGAGGCCGTCATGCTGGGCCTGTGGGGCAGCCTGATCGGCGGCGGCGTCGCCATCGTGGTGGGCCACATCGCCAACGCCATCGTCGCCAAGGGCTTCCTCAAGGACCTCGTCGGCCTCCAGCTGCTCACCTTCCCGCCGGCCCAGGTCGCCGGTATTGTCGGTATCGTCATGGCCATCGCCTTCCTCGCCGGCACCCTCCCGGCCTTCCGCGCCGCCCGCCAGAGCCCCATCGATTCCTTGCGGTACGAGTAG
- a CDS encoding phosphatase PAP2 family protein, translating to MTPLIIFTAQYLHLAILAVAAVVWLTLPREDKRKLALTALLAAVIGFALTKVAGALYYNPRPFVADHVVPLIYHAANNGFPSNHTVLAMLVALLVLQVSKRWGIVLVAAALVVGAARVAAGVHSPLDIAGAVIVATVAVLVAREGVGRIWPNGRNIGRAS from the coding sequence ATGACCCCACTGATCATCTTCACCGCCCAATACCTCCACCTCGCCATCCTCGCAGTGGCTGCGGTGGTGTGGCTGACCCTACCCCGCGAAGATAAGCGAAAACTAGCCCTCACCGCGCTCCTTGCCGCAGTCATTGGTTTTGCCTTAACCAAGGTGGCGGGCGCGCTTTACTACAACCCGCGACCCTTTGTCGCCGATCACGTCGTGCCGCTCATTTACCATGCCGCCAATAATGGCTTCCCGTCGAACCACACGGTGCTCGCGATGTTGGTAGCCCTCTTGGTCCTGCAGGTGTCGAAACGCTGGGGCATAGTGCTGGTCGCCGCCGCCCTCGTGGTCGGCGCTGCCCGCGTAGCGGCCGGGGTTCACTCCCCGCTCGATATCGCTGGAGCGGTTATCGTTGCGACCGTTGCGGTCCTCGTAGCCCGAGAAGGGGTCGGCCGAATCTGGCCAAATGGGCGAAACATCGGACGGGCGTCCTAG
- a CDS encoding MFS transporter yields MKHRKIAMFVVALAFIMDLLDSTIVNIAIPSIQANLGASYTTIQWLIAGYALSFALLLITGGRMGDVFGYRKVFMWGVAGFTVASLLSGVAWTPVVLVVARLLQGAMAALMVPQVMSMMQVMYPPEERGQVNGLFGGMAGIAASLGPVVGGLLIKANIFGLDWRPIFLINIPVGVFAFWAARKYLPAGKSAHPLKLDLVGTGIVMVALTLIVFPLIEGRELGWPAWTFWSMAASLPAFALFAWWQMRKQRVDGSPLVLPALFAKRSFSLGLLTNVVFEGVMIGYFLISTLMLQVGLGYSVVKAALTGIPTSIGIAVTFAVLAPVVIPKLGRYSMTLGTFVMSSGLIYLAWVMNHFGLATSPWVIAPGLVPIGVGMGLIMMPVFAVVLNDVDHNHAGSASGVLNAVQQLGGAIGVAAIGVVFFGQLTAHAAASVDQVTPQLQAKLTEQHVPAEAQTAIVAGFKACYEDRVNETDANVTPDSCKQSEAGPVNQVLTTAFTDAAKQVNNANFTHAFKVGVEYALGLLVIVFGLSFLLPRHIRPEAFQES; encoded by the coding sequence GTGAAGCATCGCAAAATTGCTATGTTTGTGGTGGCGCTGGCGTTCATTATGGATCTGCTGGACTCTACGATTGTGAACATCGCGATTCCGTCGATCCAGGCTAATTTGGGCGCGAGCTACACGACGATTCAATGGTTGATCGCGGGGTATGCACTGAGCTTTGCGCTCCTGCTGATTACCGGCGGGCGGATGGGCGATGTTTTTGGCTACCGTAAGGTGTTTATGTGGGGCGTGGCCGGGTTTACGGTGGCGTCGCTGCTCAGCGGCGTGGCCTGGACGCCGGTGGTGCTGGTCGTAGCGCGCTTGCTGCAGGGCGCGATGGCGGCGCTGATGGTGCCCCAGGTGATGAGCATGATGCAAGTGATGTACCCGCCGGAGGAGCGGGGGCAGGTCAACGGACTGTTTGGCGGCATGGCGGGCATCGCGGCCTCGCTGGGGCCGGTGGTGGGTGGTTTGCTCATCAAAGCCAATATTTTTGGCCTCGACTGGCGGCCGATCTTTCTCATTAATATTCCGGTGGGCGTGTTTGCCTTTTGGGCCGCACGCAAGTACCTGCCGGCCGGCAAGAGCGCGCATCCGCTGAAGCTGGATTTGGTGGGAACCGGCATTGTGATGGTGGCGCTGACGCTGATCGTGTTCCCGCTCATCGAGGGGCGTGAATTGGGGTGGCCGGCTTGGACGTTTTGGTCGATGGCGGCCTCGCTGCCGGCGTTTGCGCTGTTTGCTTGGTGGCAGATGCGCAAGCAGCGGGTCGACGGCTCGCCACTGGTGCTGCCGGCGCTGTTTGCTAAGCGGTCGTTTAGCTTGGGCCTGCTCACCAATGTAGTGTTCGAGGGCGTAATGATCGGCTACTTCTTGATTTCGACGCTGATGCTGCAAGTGGGGCTGGGGTATAGCGTGGTGAAGGCCGCGTTGACGGGTATTCCGACCTCGATCGGAATTGCGGTCACGTTTGCGGTGTTGGCGCCGGTGGTGATTCCGAAACTGGGGCGGTATTCGATGACGCTCGGGACATTCGTGATGAGCTCAGGCCTGATTTACCTGGCGTGGGTGATGAACCACTTTGGCCTGGCCACGAGCCCTTGGGTGATCGCGCCTGGCCTGGTGCCGATCGGCGTGGGCATGGGCCTCATCATGATGCCGGTGTTTGCGGTGGTGCTCAACGACGTGGACCACAACCACGCCGGCTCCGCCTCGGGCGTGCTCAACGCCGTGCAGCAGCTGGGCGGTGCCATTGGCGTGGCGGCCATTGGCGTGGTGTTCTTTGGTCAGCTCACGGCACACGCGGCGGCGAGTGTCGACCAGGTGACGCCGCAGCTCCAGGCCAAGCTCACCGAGCAGCACGTGCCGGCCGAGGCGCAGACGGCGATTGTCGCGGGCTTTAAGGCCTGCTACGAAGACCGCGTGAACGAGACCGACGCCAATGTGACGCCCGACAGCTGCAAGCAGTCTGAGGCCGGTCCGGTCAATCAAGTGCTCACGACGGCATTCACCGACGCGGCCAAGCAGGTGAACAACGCGAACTTCACCCATGCGTTCAAGGTGGGTGTCGAGTATGCGCTGGGATTGTTGGTGATTGTGTTTGGACTGAGCTTTTTGCTCCCGCGCCATATTCGGCCCGAGGCGTTTCAGGAGAGCTAG
- a CDS encoding winged helix-turn-helix domain-containing protein, with protein sequence MYDSNIPIQLDQIFGALAHQKRRDMLHDLSFRPATIAGLAREHDLSLPAIHKHIRALEAAGLIIRKKAGRTNFIALNKQTLRTTQDWMMQYRTEWGNDEETLENYIAGLQQP encoded by the coding sequence ATGTACGACTCAAATATCCCCATCCAGCTTGACCAGATTTTTGGCGCGCTGGCGCACCAAAAGCGCCGCGACATGCTGCACGATCTGTCGTTTCGTCCGGCGACCATCGCGGGACTAGCGCGCGAGCATGATCTGTCACTGCCGGCCATTCATAAGCACATTCGTGCGCTTGAGGCCGCCGGACTGATCATTCGCAAAAAAGCCGGCCGCACCAATTTCATCGCGCTCAATAAGCAAACGTTGCGCACCACCCAGGATTGGATGATGCAATACCGGACGGAGTGGGGCAACGACGAGGAAACGTTGGAAAACTACATTGCCGGCCTACAGCAACCATAA
- a CDS encoding Pr6Pr family membrane protein: protein MNKRYLIMIYRVAFALLCLYAIGVQYRYGMQGQGIDFIPANFFSFFTIESNLLAILIFLIAGLLAVKLPKPTTAWVQLRGAAVLYMTITGIVYVTLLSGLEESLQTPIPWINFVLHYLMPVVVLADWFLDLPRLRLSFKQGLVWLIFPAAYLVYSLVRGPVVGWYPYPFLDPQAQNQGYAGIAVTAAVMLGITLGFIAALTWTTRLRARRA, encoded by the coding sequence GTGAACAAGCGTTATCTCATTATGATTTACCGGGTCGCATTTGCCCTGCTGTGCCTCTACGCTATCGGCGTGCAATATCGGTATGGAATGCAGGGGCAAGGAATTGATTTTATCCCCGCCAACTTTTTTAGTTTTTTCACCATCGAAAGCAATCTCCTCGCTATTCTCATCTTCCTCATCGCCGGCCTACTAGCGGTAAAATTACCCAAACCAACCACGGCTTGGGTGCAGCTGCGCGGAGCCGCCGTGCTGTACATGACGATCACCGGCATTGTGTACGTCACGCTCCTTTCAGGTCTCGAGGAATCGCTGCAGACGCCTATCCCCTGGATCAACTTCGTGCTGCATTATCTGATGCCGGTGGTGGTGTTGGCCGACTGGTTCCTCGATTTGCCGCGCCTGCGGCTGAGCTTTAAGCAGGGATTGGTATGGCTGATTTTCCCCGCCGCGTATTTGGTGTATAGCTTGGTGCGCGGTCCCGTTGTTGGCTGGTACCCGTACCCGTTTCTTGATCCCCAGGCGCAAAATCAAGGCTACGCGGGTATTGCCGTGACGGCCGCCGTGATGCTGGGCATAACCCTTGGCTTCATCGCTGCCCTCACCTGGACCACCCGGCTGCGCGCCCGCCGGGCCTAG
- the radC gene encoding DNA repair protein RadC — MPISTPTLKPPTAYALHDHDVVIGERVDHYILKVKDLPSEQKPREKLQRMGPETLNVAELVAVLWGVGTKKEEVLAMARRITREYGEKSIATETNPEKMASALGIPLHKACQIIAGFELGRRFFAHQAGRQIYVRNARQAYEYLHDIGDSKKERLRGLYLNSRYQVVHDEVISVGSLTANIVHPREVFQPAIEHGAVAIIIAHNHPSGSLEPTAADRQVTRQLQEAGRLLGIDVLDHLIIAGAQYIRITEDQLSQ, encoded by the coding sequence ATGCCCATATCCACCCCCACCCTCAAACCGCCCACTGCGTATGCCCTCCACGACCACGACGTCGTCATTGGCGAGCGTGTCGACCACTACATCCTCAAAGTCAAAGACCTCCCCAGCGAGCAAAAACCCCGCGAAAAACTCCAACGCATGGGCCCCGAAACCCTCAATGTGGCCGAGCTCGTCGCGGTGCTTTGGGGCGTCGGCACCAAAAAGGAAGAGGTCCTCGCCATGGCCCGCCGCATCACCCGCGAGTACGGCGAAAAATCCATCGCCACCGAAACCAACCCCGAAAAAATGGCCAGCGCCCTCGGCATCCCGCTGCACAAGGCCTGCCAGATCATCGCCGGATTCGAGCTTGGCCGCCGGTTCTTTGCGCATCAGGCCGGCCGCCAGATCTACGTCCGCAATGCCCGGCAAGCCTACGAGTATCTCCACGACATCGGCGACAGCAAAAAAGAGCGCCTCCGCGGCCTCTACCTCAACAGCCGCTACCAGGTCGTTCATGACGAGGTCATCTCTGTCGGCAGTCTCACGGCCAACATCGTCCACCCCCGCGAAGTCTTCCAGCCGGCCATCGAGCATGGCGCAGTCGCGATCATCATCGCGCACAATCACCCGTCCGGCAGCCTCGAGCCCACCGCCGCCGATCGCCAAGTCACCCGCCAGCTACAGGAGGCCGGCCGGCTGCTCGGCATCGATGTGCTCGACCACCTCATCATCGCCGGCGCCCAATACATAAGAAT